One window of the bacterium genome contains the following:
- the sufB gene encoding Fe-S cluster assembly protein SufB, giving the protein MPESKEFTLDLDNYERFGFSMPEKNVIKLPKGLSKEVVHEISRYKNEPEWMLNLRLKGLDYFYKKPLPQWGPDLSTIDWDDIHYYIKPSDKVEHDWDAVPKEIRETYDKLGIPEAEKKFLAGVGAQYESEVVYHSLQEQWSKQGVVFLDTDTGLKEYPDLYKEYFSKCIPAGDNKLAALNTAVWSGGSFIYVPKGVHVTIPLQAYFRINAKNSGQFERTLIICDEGANVHYVEGCTAPVYSSDSLHSAVVEIYCKKNSRVRYTTIQNWSKNVYNLVTKRAIAEEGATMEWVDCNIGSKITMKYPSVYLMGRGAKADILSVAYAGPGMHTEAGAKVIHRAPDTTSVVISKSISRGGGRTSYRGLVEVAKGATNSKSSVGCDALLLDDHSRSDTYPYMNIQEDRVELGHEATVSKIGDEQVFYLQSRGISEEEAMTMIVRGFIEPVVKELPMEYALEMNRLIQLQMEGSVG; this is encoded by the coding sequence ATGCCTGAATCCAAAGAATTCACACTCGACCTCGACAACTACGAACGCTTCGGCTTTTCCATGCCGGAGAAAAACGTGATTAAGCTCCCAAAAGGTTTGTCCAAGGAGGTCGTGCACGAAATCTCGCGTTACAAAAACGAGCCCGAGTGGATGTTGAATCTCCGTCTGAAAGGTCTCGACTACTTCTATAAGAAACCGCTGCCTCAGTGGGGACCCGACCTTTCCACAATCGACTGGGATGACATTCACTACTACATCAAGCCTTCCGACAAAGTTGAGCACGATTGGGACGCCGTTCCCAAAGAGATTCGCGAAACCTACGACAAACTCGGAATTCCTGAAGCGGAAAAGAAGTTTCTTGCCGGAGTCGGTGCCCAATACGAAAGCGAAGTCGTCTATCATTCCTTGCAGGAGCAGTGGAGCAAACAGGGAGTTGTCTTTCTTGATACCGATACGGGCTTGAAGGAATATCCCGACCTCTACAAAGAGTACTTCAGCAAGTGCATTCCCGCGGGGGATAACAAACTCGCGGCGCTCAACACCGCGGTCTGGTCGGGCGGCAGTTTCATCTACGTCCCCAAAGGCGTGCATGTAACGATTCCGCTTCAGGCCTATTTCCGCATCAATGCCAAAAACTCCGGTCAGTTCGAGCGCACCTTGATTATCTGCGATGAAGGCGCGAACGTGCACTATGTCGAAGGCTGCACCGCCCCCGTCTATTCGAGCGACTCGCTTCACTCCGCAGTCGTGGAAATCTACTGCAAGAAGAATTCCCGCGTGCGCTATACCACGATTCAGAACTGGTCAAAGAACGTCTATAACCTCGTGACCAAGCGCGCCATTGCCGAAGAAGGTGCGACGATGGAGTGGGTGGACTGCAACATCGGTTCAAAAATCACGATGAAGTATCCGTCCGTCTATCTCATGGGACGCGGTGCCAAGGCTGACATTCTCTCTGTCGCCTATGCCGGTCCCGGCATGCACACGGAAGCCGGCGCAAAGGTCATTCACCGCGCTCCCGATACGACTAGCGTCGTCATTTCAAAGTCAATCTCGCGCGGCGGCGGCAGAACTTCTTATCGCGGCTTGGTAGAAGTTGCGAAAGGAGCAACCAATAGCAAGAGCAGCGTCGGCTGCGATGCGCTTCTGCTCGATGACCACAGCCGCAGCGATACCTATCCTTACATGAACATTCAGGAAGACCGCGTCGAACTGGGACACGAGGCCACCGTGTCGAAAATCGGTGACGAGCAGGTCTTCTATCTCCAGAGTCGCGGCATCTCAGAAGAAGAGGCCATGACCATGATTGTCCGCGGTTTCATCGAACCGGTGGTGAAGGAATTGCCGATGGAATACGCCCTCGAAATGAATCGTCTTATCCAACTCCAGATGGAGGGATCCGTTGGCTGA
- a CDS encoding SufD family Fe-S cluster assembly protein: MAETRTQKLQMSYLEKISAGHALFTPDDRAHFLSQARTSSTPAKDVEEWRKNDADAFPWSNVESASDSTRFESSINVRSGLTPDALVATPNDRELFRSMLDVEDADTDAKFLHYHRALTAQPVCLRVPANTTGVVIDLSHRHTGGGLAAPATLVVVERGAEAVIFDRWHTDSKDAPVIGRTEILVKQGARLHYVHDEQIPVNSAMYRTGRIRVERDGYLNWCAFTTGGAWHVAKLRIDLLGVNTECHLSGLFSGHGSANAEHRTHQHHGTPNGFSNLLFKTLLAGQAHSIYQGIITVPQIAQKTDAYQTCRNLMLDPGTHADAIPKLEIIADDVKCSHGASIGTLNKEQLFYLQTRGLNYREALTAIGMGFGEEVIQTVPESLEDVRQSWRERVAQTVGRASGH, from the coding sequence TTGGCTGAGACCCGCACTCAAAAACTGCAAATGAGCTATCTCGAAAAAATCTCCGCCGGTCACGCGCTCTTTACACCTGATGACCGTGCACACTTTCTTTCTCAGGCGCGCACCTCTTCAACTCCCGCGAAGGATGTCGAAGAGTGGCGCAAGAATGACGCCGATGCTTTTCCGTGGAGTAATGTCGAATCCGCGAGTGACTCGACCCGTTTTGAATCCTCCATCAATGTCCGCAGCGGCCTGACTCCCGATGCGCTGGTGGCGACGCCGAACGACCGCGAGCTCTTTCGCTCGATGCTGGATGTCGAGGATGCGGACACGGACGCCAAGTTCCTCCACTATCACCGTGCTTTAACAGCTCAACCTGTCTGCCTCCGTGTGCCGGCCAACACAACCGGCGTTGTCATTGATTTATCACATCGTCACACCGGCGGAGGACTTGCGGCGCCTGCGACTTTGGTTGTCGTTGAGCGCGGTGCGGAAGCCGTTATCTTCGACCGTTGGCACACCGACAGTAAGGACGCACCCGTCATCGGCCGCACCGAAATTCTGGTGAAGCAAGGCGCTCGCCTGCACTATGTCCATGACGAGCAGATTCCGGTGAACTCCGCGATGTATCGAACCGGCCGCATCCGCGTTGAGCGGGATGGATACCTGAATTGGTGCGCATTCACGACCGGTGGCGCATGGCACGTCGCCAAGCTTCGCATTGACCTCCTCGGTGTCAACACCGAATGTCATCTGAGCGGACTCTTCAGCGGTCACGGCAGTGCGAATGCCGAGCATCGTACCCATCAGCATCACGGCACACCAAACGGATTTTCCAATCTTCTCTTCAAGACGCTGCTCGCCGGACAGGCGCATTCAATCTATCAGGGCATCATCACCGTACCGCAGATCGCGCAGAAGACGGACGCGTATCAAACCTGCCGCAATCTGATGCTCGATCCCGGAACGCATGCCGATGCCATTCCCAAACTCGAAATCATTGCTGATGACGTCAAGTGCAGCCATGGTGCATCCATCGGCACGCTGAATAAGGAACAGCTCTTTTATTTGCAAACTCGTGGACTCAACTATCGTGAGGCATTGACCGCCATTGGAATGGGGTTCGGCGAAGAGGTGATTCAGACGGTTCCGGAGTCTCTCGAGGATGTCCGGCAAAGTTGGCGCGAACGGGTTGCGCAGACTGTCGGTCGCGCATCGGGACACTGA